Proteins from a genomic interval of Zingiber officinale cultivar Zhangliang chromosome 2A, Zo_v1.1, whole genome shotgun sequence:
- the LOC122044171 gene encoding uncharacterized protein LOC122044171, with product MLMFPILRLTDLKYALDEATFEKVVEVTTSKKAWEILQVAYKGDERAKSIRLQILKGEFESLEMKESESVSDYFTRVLVIVNQLRRNDDDIEDSRVVEKILRSLKPRYDYVVAAIEESKDVKEMKVQELLSTLQAHEARMQRRRREPMEQALQTKLMIIDQKKESKTEGSQENGGSHGDFRGRGRPRRRGRGFARGRGRSKDNNQDRDQRYNQKNVRCYTCNKFGHDASECRSNNVQGNANYASKEGNDNDVVLLARKDGDSTNKNLWYLDFGASNYMCGHKDMFVELDETENGKVSFGDASKI from the exons atgttgATGTTTCCTATCCTTCGTCTTACTGATTTGAAGTATG CACTTGATGAAGCTACTTTTGAGAAAGTAGTCGAAGTTACAACTTCCAAAAAGGCATGGGAGATCCTACAAGTAGCATACAAAGGTGATGAAAGAGCAAAAAGTATTCGCCTTCAAATCCTGAAAGGGGAATTTGAATCATTGGAGATGAAAGAGTCTGAAAGTGTATCAGACTACTTTACAAGGGTATTGGTTATTGTCAACCAATTGAGAAGAAATGACGATGATATTGAAGATAGTCGCGTCGTAGAGAAAATTCTACGATCGTTGAAGCCAAGGTATGACTATGTAGTTGCAGCCatagaagaatcaaaagatgTGAAAGAAATGAAGGTGCAAGAACTATTAAGCACTCTACAAGCTCATGAAGCAAGAATGCAAAGAAGACGGAGAGAACCTATGGAGCAGGCTCTACAAACCAAGCTCATGATTATTGACCAGAAGAAAGAGTCAAAGACTGAAGGTTCACAAGAAAACGGCGGTAGCCATGGTGACTTCCGTGGACGTGGCCGACCTCGACGTCGTGGCAGGGGCTTTGCTCGAGGCCGAGGAAGAAGTAAAGACAACAATCAAGATAGAGACCAAAGGTATAACCAAAAAAATGTAAGATGTTATACTTGCAACAAATTTGGACATGATGCATCGGAATGTCGCTCTAACAATGTGCAAGGGAATGCTAATTACGCATCAAAAGAAGGCAATGACAATGATGTAGTTTTGCTAGCAAGAAAGGATGGAGATTCCACAAACAAGAATTTGTGGTACTTAGACTTCGGGGCAAGCAATTATATGTGTGGGCATAAAGATATGTTTGTCGAGTTGGATGAAACGGAGAATGGAAAAGTCTCATTTGGAGATGCGTCCAAAATCTAA